The Hyphomicrobiales bacterium genome has a window encoding:
- a CDS encoding Cell division protein ftsQ, producing MDGGGRLPRSVKAMTAKPVSTQRRSPAVVPAARLPVRHAGPQLLVGERQGRWGRRSRRSAIAVPFAQRLPRSLGTWLALGFLTLSLGSGFVMGGHWQDLQDNYGEPRHMLARVLGFGIDRVTISGLSGLSEQEVLVAAGIDPKTSLVFFDADEARKQLEATPLIREAAVRKLYPGEVSIALTEREPYALWQVKGELFVIAADGTVIDKMDDGRFAYLPLVVGKDANNRAGEYLALRNQAGPFAQHIRAATLISGRRWNLKLDNGMDVRLPETKPEAALQRLVSLESDFRVLEKDVLAIDLRQPDRVVMRLSEEAAAARADQLKSKAKKKGGEA from the coding sequence ATGGATGGTGGCGGACGCCTCCCTCGATCGGTGAAAGCGATGACGGCGAAACCCGTTTCAACGCAGCGACGTAGCCCGGCGGTGGTGCCGGCGGCGCGCCTGCCGGTCCGGCATGCCGGGCCGCAGCTGCTCGTCGGCGAGCGCCAGGGGCGCTGGGGCCGCCGTTCGCGCCGCAGCGCCATCGCGGTGCCGTTCGCGCAGCGCCTGCCGCGCAGCCTCGGCACCTGGCTCGCGCTGGGCTTCCTGACGCTCAGCCTCGGCAGCGGCTTCGTCATGGGCGGGCACTGGCAGGACCTTCAGGACAATTACGGCGAGCCGCGCCACATGCTGGCCCGCGTGCTCGGCTTCGGCATCGACCGCGTCACGATCTCGGGGCTGTCCGGGCTCTCGGAGCAGGAGGTGCTGGTCGCGGCTGGCATCGATCCGAAGACCTCGCTGGTGTTCTTCGATGCCGACGAGGCCCGCAAGCAGCTCGAGGCGACGCCGCTGATTCGCGAAGCGGCGGTGCGCAAGCTCTATCCGGGCGAGGTCTCGATCGCGCTCACCGAGCGCGAGCCCTATGCGCTCTGGCAGGTCAAGGGGGAGCTTTTCGTGATCGCGGCCGACGGCACGGTGATCGACAAGATGGATGACGGCCGCTTCGCCTATCTGCCGCTGGTCGTCGGCAAGGACGCCAACAACCGTGCTGGCGAATATCTGGCGCTGCGCAATCAGGCGGGTCCATTCGCCCAGCACATCCGCGCCGCCACGCTGATTTCGGGGCGGCGCTGGAACCTCAAGCTCGACAACGGCATGGATGTGCGCCTGCCCGAGACCAAGCCGGAGGCTGCCCTGCAGCGGCTCGTCTCGCTGGAAAGCGACTTCCGGGTTCTGGAGAAGGACGTGCTCGCCATCGATCTGCGCCAGCCCGACCGGGTGGTGATGCGCCTCTCCGAGGAAGCGGCCGCGGCTCGCGCCGACCAGCTGAAGAGCAAGGCCAAGAAGAAGGGAGGCGAAGCGTGA
- the ftsZ gene encoding Cell division protein FtsZ 1 has translation MAMNLQAPDIRELKPRITVFGVGGAGGNAVNNMIEAGLDGVDFVCANTDAQALALSRAPRIIQMGLQVTEGLGAGSQPEVGRAAAEEVIDEIRDHLAGAHMVFITAGMGGGTGTGAAPAIARVARDMGILTVGVVTKPFQFEGQRRMRMAEAGIGELNEAVDTLIVIPNQNLFRVANETTGFADAFGMADQVLYSGVACITDLMVRPGLINLDFADVRAVMRGMGKAMMGTGESQGEKRALTAAQAAINNPLLDDISMKGARGLLISITGGRDMKLYEVDEAATRIREEVDSEANIIVGATFDESLEGTVRVSVVATGIDKPISSQAETDDTEARIAQVAERLKQEARLRSTAAAPRPVAQMAPAPAPVIETVRHVPVAEPMPAAPIAQDIRIEPVQPRPVMVAAPAPEPAVHAEPHMHFDDSFIPPMPERAVVRPTRMPRVEDLPAPGQAQLNAQRGAQPAPVPPNALEQKRMSLMQRLASVGFGRKEEEAVEPAPAPVRQVPQAPMPQAAAPSAAHAEYMRRPAQPAVRPAQGQLDPHGRAAPARSSEEDQLEIPAFLRRQAN, from the coding sequence ATGGCGATGAATCTGCAAGCCCCGGACATCCGGGAACTGAAGCCCCGGATCACGGTCTTCGGCGTCGGCGGAGCCGGCGGCAATGCGGTGAACAACATGATCGAGGCCGGCCTCGACGGGGTCGATTTCGTCTGTGCCAACACCGATGCCCAGGCTCTGGCGCTCTCGCGCGCTCCCCGCATCATCCAGATGGGCTTGCAGGTCACCGAGGGCCTCGGCGCCGGTTCGCAGCCGGAAGTCGGCCGCGCTGCGGCTGAGGAAGTGATCGACGAGATCCGCGACCATCTGGCGGGCGCGCACATGGTCTTCATCACTGCTGGCATGGGCGGCGGCACCGGCACGGGCGCGGCTCCGGCGATCGCCCGCGTCGCCCGCGATATGGGCATCCTGACCGTTGGCGTCGTCACCAAGCCGTTCCAGTTCGAGGGCCAGCGCCGGATGCGCATGGCGGAAGCCGGCATCGGCGAGCTGAACGAGGCGGTCGACACGCTGATCGTCATCCCGAACCAGAACCTGTTCCGCGTCGCCAACGAGACCACCGGCTTCGCCGATGCCTTCGGCATGGCCGACCAGGTGCTCTATTCGGGCGTCGCCTGCATCACCGACCTGATGGTCCGCCCCGGCCTGATCAACCTCGACTTCGCCGACGTGCGCGCCGTCATGCGCGGCATGGGCAAGGCGATGATGGGCACCGGCGAATCGCAGGGCGAGAAGCGCGCGCTCACCGCCGCCCAGGCCGCGATCAACAACCCGCTGCTCGACGACATCTCGATGAAGGGCGCGCGCGGCCTGCTGATCTCGATCACCGGCGGGCGCGACATGAAGCTCTATGAGGTCGACGAGGCCGCGACCCGCATCCGCGAGGAGGTCGACTCCGAGGCGAACATCATCGTCGGCGCCACTTTCGACGAATCGCTCGAGGGCACCGTGCGCGTCTCGGTCGTCGCCACCGGCATCGACAAGCCGATCTCCAGCCAGGCCGAGACCGACGACACCGAGGCGCGCATCGCCCAGGTCGCCGAGCGGCTGAAGCAGGAGGCCCGCCTGCGCTCGACCGCGGCCGCTCCCCGCCCTGTCGCCCAGATGGCTCCGGCGCCGGCCCCGGTGATCGAGACCGTCCGTCACGTCCCGGTTGCCGAGCCGATGCCCGCCGCTCCGATCGCGCAGGACATTCGCATCGAGCCGGTCCAGCCCCGCCCGGTGATGGTCGCGGCTCCGGCTCCCGAGCCGGCCGTCCACGCCGAGCCGCATATGCATTTCGACGACAGCTTCATTCCGCCGATGCCCGAGCGCGCGGTGGTCCGCCCGACCCGCATGCCGCGCGTTGAGGATCTGCCGGCCCCGGGGCAGGCCCAGCTCAACGCCCAGCGCGGCGCCCAGCCCGCGCCGGTGCCGCCGAACGCGCTCGAGCAGAAGCGCATGTCGCTGATGCAGCGACTCGCCTCGGTCGGCTTCGGCCGCAAGGAGGAGGAAGCGGTCGAGCCGGCTCCCGCTCCGGTCCGCCAGGTTCCGCAGGCCCCGATGCCGCAGGCTGCGGCGCCGAGCGCCGCGCATGCCGAGTACATGCGCCGCCCGGCCCAGCCGGCCGTCCGTCCGGCCCAGGGGCAGCTCGACCCGCATGGCCGTGCCGCACCGGCGCGCAGCAGCGAGGAAGACCAACTGGAGATTCCCGCTTTCCTGCGCCGCCAGGCCAACTGA
- a CDS encoding DNA repair protein RecN, whose translation MLAQLSIRDIVLIDRLDLGFRDGLSVLTGETGAGKSILLDGFALALGGRGDGSLVRHGEAQGQVSAVFDLPLGHAARKLAQAQEIDTDGDLILRRVQYADGRTRAFINDQPVSVQILRMVGAAIVEIHGQHDDRALTDPAQHRAILDGFGGLEKQAETVAEASETLKRARQALQSQRLRVEAARKEADFLRHAVEELAKLSPQPGEEDALAATRQSMMQAEKVARDLIDAHEAVGGQASPVASLAAVLRRLERRAGQAPELVDPSIAALNTAIVALEEAGEALAAAMRAAEYDPREQERVEERLFALRAAGRKYDVPVDGLPLLAATMASDLAALDESESSLARLEADLNEAEKAFVSQAQALSEGRKAAAARLDAAVKAELPPLKLERARFITRIESDEGARGPEGFDRVEFWVETNPGTRPGPMMKVASGGELSRFMLALKVVLAERGSAPTLVFDEIDTGVGGAVADAIGERLARLAGQVQVISVTHAPQVAAKAGQHFLIAKSAGEGEASRTVTRVTALEQQARREEIARMLAGASITEEARAAAGRLLEAAGLRG comes from the coding sequence ATGCTGGCGCAGCTCTCCATCCGCGACATCGTCCTGATCGACCGGCTCGATCTGGGCTTTCGTGACGGCCTGAGCGTTCTCACGGGCGAGACGGGCGCGGGCAAGTCCATCCTGCTCGATGGCTTCGCGCTCGCGCTCGGGGGCCGTGGCGACGGTTCGCTCGTTCGTCACGGCGAAGCGCAGGGGCAGGTCAGTGCCGTCTTCGACCTGCCGCTCGGGCATGCGGCGCGCAAGCTGGCGCAGGCGCAGGAGATCGACACCGACGGCGATCTCATCCTGCGCCGGGTGCAATATGCCGACGGGCGCACGCGTGCCTTCATCAACGACCAGCCGGTTTCCGTGCAGATCCTACGCATGGTCGGGGCCGCCATCGTCGAGATTCACGGCCAGCATGACGACCGGGCACTGACCGATCCCGCTCAGCATCGCGCGATTCTCGACGGCTTCGGTGGCCTCGAGAAGCAGGCCGAGACCGTGGCCGAGGCCAGCGAAACGCTCAAGCGCGCCCGGCAGGCACTGCAATCCCAGCGCCTGCGGGTCGAGGCGGCGCGCAAGGAGGCGGACTTCCTGCGGCACGCCGTCGAGGAGCTGGCCAAGCTCTCACCGCAGCCGGGCGAGGAGGATGCGCTCGCCGCGACCCGCCAGTCGATGATGCAGGCCGAGAAGGTGGCGCGCGATCTGATCGATGCGCATGAGGCAGTCGGCGGGCAGGCATCGCCGGTCGCGTCGCTGGCCGCCGTGTTGCGCCGGCTGGAGCGGCGGGCCGGGCAGGCGCCGGAACTGGTCGATCCCTCGATTGCGGCGCTCAACACCGCGATCGTCGCGCTGGAGGAGGCGGGCGAGGCGCTTGCGGCGGCGATGCGGGCCGCCGAATACGATCCCCGCGAGCAGGAGCGCGTCGAGGAGCGGCTTTTTGCCCTGCGTGCCGCCGGACGGAAATACGACGTGCCGGTCGATGGGCTGCCGTTGCTGGCGGCGACGATGGCGAGCGACCTCGCGGCGCTCGACGAAAGCGAATCGTCGCTGGCGCGGCTGGAAGCCGATTTGAACGAGGCCGAGAAGGCGTTCGTCAGCCAGGCGCAGGCCTTGTCGGAAGGGCGCAAGGCCGCGGCGGCGCGCCTCGACGCCGCCGTCAAGGCCGAGCTGCCGCCGCTCAAGCTGGAGCGTGCCCGCTTCATCACGCGAATCGAGAGCGACGAGGGTGCGCGGGGACCGGAGGGCTTCGACCGGGTCGAGTTCTGGGTCGAGACCAATCCGGGCACGCGGCCGGGACCGATGATGAAGGTGGCTTCGGGCGGCGAGCTCTCGCGCTTCATGCTGGCGCTCAAGGTGGTGCTGGCCGAGCGCGGTTCGGCCCCGACGCTGGTCTTCGACGAGATCGATACCGGCGTCGGCGGCGCCGTCGCCGATGCGATCGGCGAGCGGCTGGCGCGGCTCGCGGGCCAGGTGCAGGTGATCTCGGTGACGCATGCGCCGCAGGTCGCGGCCAAGGCCGGGCAGCATTTCCTGATCGCCAAATCGGCGGGGGAGGGCGAGGCCTCACGCACCGTGACGCGCGTCACCGCGCTGGAGCAGCAGGCGCGGCGCGAGGAAATCGCCCGGATGCTGGCCGGCGCTTCTATCACCGAGGAGGCGCGGGCCGCGGCCGGGCGCCTGCTGGAAGCGGCGGGGTTGCGCGGCTGA
- the murB gene encoding UDP-N-acetylenolpyruvoylglucosamine reductase, translating to MAFQDLSSDIRAAAPDLRGRLLANQELSGLTWFRVGGAAQILFTPADDEDLAYLLSKLPDEIPVTVIGLGSNLIVRDGGIPGVVVRLGGKAFGEIALESGDRLRAGTAVPDVKVARAAADAALGGLAFYRGIPGSIGGALRMNAGAHGGETTDVLVSARGVTRKGEIVTLSHAEMGFTYRNSAASTRDIIFTSALFQGRPGDQAQILAEMDRVTQAREAAQPIKERTGGSTFKNPDGGKAWKLIDAAGCRGLRIGGAQVSEMHCNFLINTGGATAADVEGLGEEVRRRVKDNSGFELQWEIKRLGIAA from the coding sequence ATGGCATTCCAAGACCTCTCCTCCGACATCCGCGCCGCGGCTCCCGATCTGCGGGGGCGGCTCCTCGCCAATCAGGAACTCTCCGGGCTGACGTGGTTCCGCGTCGGCGGCGCCGCGCAGATCCTGTTCACGCCAGCCGATGACGAGGATCTCGCCTATCTGCTCTCGAAGCTACCGGACGAGATCCCGGTGACGGTGATCGGGCTCGGTTCGAACCTGATCGTGCGCGATGGCGGCATCCCCGGCGTCGTGGTCCGGCTCGGCGGCAAGGCTTTCGGCGAGATCGCGCTGGAGAGCGGCGACCGGCTGCGGGCGGGCACGGCGGTGCCGGACGTCAAGGTGGCGCGCGCCGCCGCGGATGCCGCGCTCGGGGGGCTCGCCTTCTATCGCGGCATTCCCGGCTCGATCGGCGGGGCTCTGCGCATGAATGCTGGCGCCCATGGCGGCGAGACGACCGATGTGCTGGTCTCGGCGCGCGGCGTCACCCGCAAGGGCGAGATCGTGACGCTCAGCCACGCCGAGATGGGATTCACCTATCGCAACAGCGCGGCCTCGACCCGCGACATCATCTTCACCTCGGCGCTGTTCCAGGGGCGTCCGGGCGATCAGGCCCAGATTCTGGCCGAGATGGACCGGGTGACGCAGGCGCGCGAGGCGGCCCAGCCGATCAAGGAGCGGACCGGCGGCTCGACCTTCAAGAACCCGGATGGCGGCAAGGCCTGGAAGCTGATCGATGCGGCCGGCTGCCGTGGCCTGCGCATCGGCGGGGCGCAGGTTTCGGAGATGCACTGCAACTTCCTGATCAACACCGGCGGCGCAACCGCCGCTGATGTCGAGGGGCTCGGCGAGGAGGTCCGCCGCCGGGTCAAGGACAATTCCGGCTTCGAGCTCCAGTGGGAGATCAAGCGGCTCGGCATCGCGGCGTAA
- the lpxC gene encoding UDP-3-O-acyl-N-acetylglucosamine deacetylase — protein MKFDRQTTLRAAVTLTGIGVHSGAPASICLKPSSANSGVVFLRTGIEGMPAQLIHAKHTKVSATELCTVIGDRGPASVSTIEHLMSACAGLGLDNVLVEIDGPEMPIMDGSATEFVTAIEATGMVTLTAPRRYLKVLQPVRIENGRAFAELAPAEQGFRLDVEIDFDSAVIGRQRKIFDLDAQAYASEISRARTFGFMRDVEQLWKAGFAQGASLDNTVAVGDDKVINPEGLRYSDEFVRHKVLDAIGDLALAGYPIIGEFRSYCGGHRMNVRILEALFADRANFAIVEAQPVFAAPRAVQMAAAAPAAYAPDLH, from the coding sequence ATGAAGTTCGATCGGCAGACGACCCTGCGAGCCGCAGTGACCTTGACCGGCATCGGCGTTCACTCGGGCGCTCCGGCCAGCATCTGCCTCAAGCCCTCCAGCGCCAATTCCGGCGTCGTCTTCCTGCGGACGGGCATCGAGGGCATGCCGGCCCAGCTCATCCATGCCAAGCACACCAAGGTCAGCGCCACCGAGCTCTGCACCGTGATCGGCGATCGCGGCCCGGCCTCGGTTTCGACGATCGAGCACCTGATGTCGGCCTGCGCCGGCCTCGGCCTGGACAACGTACTGGTCGAGATCGACGGCCCCGAGATGCCGATCATGGACGGCAGCGCCACCGAGTTCGTCACCGCGATCGAGGCGACCGGAATGGTGACGCTCACCGCGCCGCGCCGCTACCTCAAGGTTCTTCAGCCGGTCCGAATCGAGAATGGCCGCGCCTTCGCCGAGCTGGCGCCGGCTGAGCAGGGCTTCCGCCTCGATGTCGAGATCGACTTCGACAGCGCGGTGATCGGCCGCCAGCGCAAGATCTTCGACCTCGATGCCCAGGCCTATGCCAGCGAGATCTCGCGGGCCCGTACCTTTGGCTTCATGCGCGATGTCGAGCAGCTCTGGAAGGCGGGCTTCGCCCAGGGCGCCTCGCTCGACAACACCGTCGCGGTCGGCGACGACAAGGTCATCAACCCGGAAGGGCTGCGCTACAGCGACGAGTTCGTGCGCCACAAGGTGCTCGATGCGATCGGCGACCTCGCGCTCGCCGGCTACCCGATCATCGGCGAGTTCCGCTCCTATTGCGGCGGTCACCGCATGAATGTCCGCATCCTGGAAGCGCTGTTCGCGGATCGCGCCAATTTCGCGATCGTCGAAGCTCAGCCGGTCTTCGCGGCGCCGCGCGCCGTGCAGATGGCCGCGGCCGCTCCGGCCGCCTATGCGCCGGATCTGCACTGA
- the ddl gene encoding D-alanine--D-alanine ligase — protein sequence MSKHVAVLMGGWSVEREVSLNSGAACARALEGQGFRVTRVDVQRDVAEVLARLKPDVAFNALHGRFGEDGTIQGVLEILQIPYTHSGVLASALAIRKDRAKTVVKAAGVPVAHGINVSRFAAAKTHVLPPPYVLKPIDEGSSVGVVIVKKGREHPPQEIARPDWPCGEMLLAETFIAGRELTCAVMGDRVLGVTEIKAATGDFYDYDAKYAKGGSIHICPAQILPKIYQQIEECALTAHQAIGCRGVSRSDFRYDDETDTLVWLEVNTQPGMTETSLVPELAAHAGLNFGELVKWMVADASLDR from the coding sequence ATGAGCAAACACGTCGCAGTGCTGATGGGAGGGTGGTCCGTTGAACGGGAGGTCAGCCTCAACAGCGGTGCGGCCTGCGCGCGGGCCCTGGAAGGGCAGGGCTTTCGCGTCACCCGTGTCGACGTGCAGCGCGACGTCGCCGAGGTGCTGGCGAGGCTGAAGCCGGACGTCGCGTTCAACGCGCTGCACGGGCGCTTCGGAGAAGACGGCACGATTCAGGGCGTGCTCGAGATCCTGCAGATTCCCTACACCCATTCCGGCGTGCTCGCCTCGGCGCTCGCGATCCGCAAGGACCGGGCGAAGACGGTGGTGAAGGCGGCCGGCGTGCCGGTCGCTCATGGCATCAACGTCTCACGCTTCGCGGCGGCGAAAACCCATGTCCTGCCCCCGCCCTATGTGCTCAAGCCGATCGACGAGGGCTCCTCGGTCGGCGTCGTGATCGTGAAGAAGGGCAGGGAGCATCCGCCGCAGGAAATCGCCCGGCCGGACTGGCCGTGCGGCGAGATGCTGCTGGCTGAAACCTTCATCGCCGGACGCGAACTGACCTGCGCCGTGATGGGCGACCGGGTGCTCGGCGTCACCGAGATCAAGGCCGCGACCGGCGACTTCTACGACTACGATGCGAAGTACGCGAAAGGCGGCTCGATCCACATCTGCCCGGCTCAAATTTTACCGAAAATTTACCAGCAGATCGAAGAGTGTGCGTTAACGGCGCATCAAGCAATCGGATGCCGGGGCGTCAGCCGATCTGACTTCCGCTACGACGACGAGACCGACACGCTCGTCTGGCTGGAGGTCAATACGCAGCCCGGGATGACCGAGACCAGCCTGGTGCCCGAACTGGCTGCCCATGCGGGTCTGAATTTCGGTGAGCTCGTCAAATGGATGGTGGCGGACGCCTCCCTCGATCGGTGA
- the bamD gene encoding Outer membrane protein assembly factor BamD, with protein MLPASRDDRKRTDDVSVTRQGLPAIHRGQYPRKGIALALGAAMLLGGCDTLSSLNPFDKPEVYKPDLTPAEPADKLYNEGLARLQNGDSEGATKRFEDIDKSAPFSPYARKGLLMTAYTNFQANKWEEAITASKRFIAQNPASPDAAYAQYIMAMSYYNQIPDTTRDQERTGQAIQAFEQLIANYPKSEYVVDAKEKLLVARDQLAGKEMNVGRYYLEKRNYTGAVNRFRDVIIKYQTTRHVEEALMRLTEAYMAMGITNEAQTAAAVLGHNFPDSPWYKDAYALLQSGGLEPREDRGSYISRAFNGFQRTVGGLFGFGGR; from the coding sequence ATGCTTCCCGCCAGCAGGGACGATCGAAAGAGGACGGACGACGTGAGCGTGACGCGGCAAGGCCTTCCGGCAATCCATCGCGGCCAGTACCCGCGCAAGGGCATCGCCCTGGCGCTCGGCGCCGCCATGCTGCTTGGCGGCTGCGATACGCTGTCCTCGCTCAACCCCTTCGACAAGCCCGAGGTCTACAAGCCCGACCTCACGCCGGCGGAGCCGGCCGACAAGCTCTACAACGAGGGCCTGGCGCGTCTGCAGAACGGCGACAGCGAAGGCGCGACCAAGCGATTCGAGGATATCGACAAGTCGGCGCCGTTCTCGCCCTACGCCCGCAAGGGCTTGCTGATGACGGCGTATACGAACTTCCAGGCCAATAAGTGGGAAGAGGCGATCACCGCCTCGAAGCGCTTCATCGCGCAGAACCCCGCGAGCCCCGATGCCGCCTATGCACAGTACATCATGGCGATGTCCTATTATAACCAGATCCCGGATACGACCCGCGATCAGGAGCGGACCGGGCAGGCGATCCAGGCCTTCGAGCAGCTCATCGCCAATTATCCGAAGTCGGAATACGTCGTGGACGCCAAGGAGAAGCTCCTGGTGGCGCGCGACCAGCTGGCCGGCAAGGAGATGAATGTCGGCCGCTATTATCTCGAGAAGCGCAACTACACCGGCGCGGTGAACCGCTTCCGCGACGTCATTATCAAGTACCAGACCACACGCCATGTCGAGGAGGCGCTGATGCGCCTGACCGAGGCCTATATGGCGATGGGAATCACCAATGAGGCGCAGACGGCGGCTGCCGTGCTCGGCCACAACTTCCCCGACAGCCCCTGGTACAAGGACGCCTACGCCCTGCTGCAGAGCGGCGGCCTGGAGCCGCGCGAGGATCGCGGTTCCTATATCAGCCGGGCGTTCAACGGCTTCCAGCGCACGGTCGGCGGTCTTTTCGGGTTCGGCGGTCGCTGA
- a CDS encoding hypothetical protein (Evidence 5 : Unknown function): MRDCSSCSTKSIGLERVNAREPMVNVLLTILNQGRPIASNEGRHEQTRRSADGRVVR; the protein is encoded by the coding sequence GTGCGCGATTGCAGCAGTTGCTCGACAAAATCGATTGGCCTCGAACGCGTTAACGCTCGCGAGCCGATGGTTAACGTGCTGTTAACCATCCTTAACCAAGGTCGGCCCATCGCTTCGAACGAGGGCCGGCATGAGCAAACACGTCGCAGTGCTGATGGGAGGGTGGTCCGTTGA
- a CDS encoding putative Ribonuclease P (Evidence 3 : Putative function from multiple computational evidences; Product type e : enzyme), with translation MSAEQTDEGSEALSFPHPTRLRRATFSPEGRRTGARLMKGTTLHRKNSSRARDFARGQREEPTRAEMLFWQAVRNRRFAGLKFKRQMAIGPFVADFCCFEYKLIVELDGEPHETLDARTRDAVRTTFLKAEGYQVLRFSNERVLGNLEFVLRKIAAFLDLAGLPSSDPASPGHLLPRGEKG, from the coding sequence GTGTCTGCGGAGCAGACGGATGAGGGTAGCGAGGCGCTGTCCTTCCCTCATCCGACCCGGCTTCGCCGGGCCACCTTCTCCCCCGAGGGGAGAAGGACGGGCGCCCGCCTGATGAAAGGCACGACCTTGCATCGAAAGAACTCGTCTCGGGCCCGCGACTTCGCTCGTGGCCAGCGCGAGGAGCCGACGCGGGCCGAAATGCTTTTCTGGCAAGCCGTTCGCAACCGCCGTTTCGCGGGCCTGAAATTCAAGCGCCAGATGGCGATCGGTCCGTTCGTCGCGGATTTCTGCTGCTTCGAATACAAGCTCATCGTGGAGCTCGACGGCGAGCCGCATGAAACGCTCGATGCGCGCACCAGGGACGCTGTCCGCACGACTTTCCTGAAAGCGGAGGGCTATCAGGTCTTGCGCTTCTCCAATGAACGCGTGCTAGGAAACCTCGAATTCGTCCTGCGCAAGATCGCTGCCTTTCTCGATCTCGCCGGGCTTCCCTCATCCGACCCGGCTTCGCCGGGCCACCTTCTCCCCCGAGGGGAGAAGGGATAA
- the ftsA gene encoding Cell division protein FtsA, whose protein sequence is MNHVTSQGLTPRMRPLSSRKSATLSILDIGTSKVVCLIAELNPAEANERLRGRTHVARIIGIGHQRSLGLKGGAIIDLESAERAIRAAVDAAERMAKVEVQSVIVNLTGGRIGSQHYAASVDLRSGSVGDGDVKRVLATAATHAIRPGKAVLHALPTGYALDGVPGVLDPRGLIGGKLSVDMHVVASEAAAARNVMLAVERCHLEVEAVVATPYASGLSVLVDDEAEMGVVVVDLGGGTTSLGVFSGGHLVHADAIAVGGNHITMDVARGLSTRVSAAERLKTLHGSCISSASDERDMIAVPQVDDDERDMPNHLAKSHLVRIIKPRVEEILELVRDRLTQAGFSAQAGRRVVLTGGACQLTGLPEVARRILGGQVRTGRPLGIKGLPEAGKGPAFSAAVGLLVYPQVAHVEHFEPRAAGARYFATGTDGYFSRVGRWLKDSF, encoded by the coding sequence GTGAACCACGTCACCTCCCAGGGTCTGACGCCCCGCATGCGTCCGCTGTCGTCGCGCAAGAGCGCGACCTTGTCGATTCTCGACATCGGCACGAGCAAGGTCGTCTGCCTGATCGCCGAGCTGAACCCGGCCGAGGCCAATGAGCGGCTACGCGGGCGCACCCATGTCGCCCGAATCATTGGCATCGGTCATCAGCGCTCGCTTGGCCTCAAGGGCGGCGCGATCATCGATCTCGAAAGCGCCGAGCGCGCGATTCGTGCTGCCGTGGACGCAGCGGAGCGCATGGCCAAGGTCGAGGTGCAGTCGGTCATCGTCAACCTGACCGGCGGGCGCATCGGCTCGCAGCATTATGCGGCGAGCGTCGACCTGCGCTCCGGCTCGGTGGGCGACGGCGACGTCAAGCGCGTGCTCGCCACCGCGGCGACCCATGCGATCCGCCCCGGCAAGGCCGTGCTCCATGCGCTGCCGACCGGCTATGCGCTCGACGGTGTACCGGGCGTGCTCGATCCGCGCGGGCTGATCGGCGGCAAGCTCTCGGTCGACATGCATGTCGTTGCGAGCGAGGCGGCTGCGGCGCGCAACGTCATGCTGGCGGTCGAGCGCTGCCATCTCGAGGTCGAGGCCGTGGTGGCGACGCCCTACGCCTCCGGCCTCTCGGTGCTGGTCGACGACGAGGCCGAGATGGGCGTCGTCGTGGTCGATCTCGGCGGCGGCACCACCAGCCTCGGCGTGTTCTCGGGCGGGCATCTCGTCCATGCCGACGCGATCGCGGTCGGCGGCAACCACATCACCATGGACGTGGCGCGCGGCCTCTCCACCCGCGTCTCGGCGGCGGAGCGGCTGAAGACGCTGCACGGCTCCTGCATCTCCAGCGCTTCCGACGAGCGCGACATGATCGCGGTGCCGCAGGTCGACGACGACGAACGCGACATGCCGAACCATCTCGCCAAGTCGCATCTCGTGCGGATCATCAAGCCGCGCGTCGAGGAGATTCTCGAACTGGTGCGCGACCGGCTGACCCAAGCGGGTTTCTCGGCCCAGGCCGGACGGCGCGTCGTCCTGACCGGCGGTGCCTGCCAGCTCACCGGCTTGCCGGAAGTGGCGCGCCGCATCCTCGGCGGGCAGGTCCGGACCGGCCGCCCCCTCGGAATCAAGGGTTTGCCGGAAGCCGGCAAGGGCCCTGCCTTCTCGGCTGCCGTCGGGCTGCTGGTCTATCCGCAGGTCGCCCATGTCGAGCATTTTGAGCCGCGCGCGGCCGGTGCGCGCTACTTCGCGACCGGGACGGATGGCTACTTCTCGCGTGTCGGGCGGTGGCTGAAGGACAGTTTCTAG